One genomic window of Corynebacterium massiliense DSM 45435 includes the following:
- a CDS encoding 5-formyltetrahydrofolate cyclo-ligase, whose protein sequence is MTSPTDNPHPTDIAQDKAALRRAVRKARKQRPASDKAKLDQGVCDGAAAVVRAFSAAHSRPPKVAAYMPLPAEPGGEGFVPVLADAAAELWLPITGPRGTELTWARYTGPESLQPGPLGISEPAGQAVGVDKLHQLDIAFVPALALSTAGVRLGQGGGYYDRTLAALSGPQLIGVVFDDEVYDRVPAATHDAVLDAILTPSGCRDVRATDA, encoded by the coding sequence ATGACTTCCCCCACCGATAATCCGCACCCTACGGATATTGCACAGGACAAAGCCGCGCTGCGGCGCGCGGTGAGAAAGGCGCGGAAACAACGCCCAGCCAGCGACAAGGCCAAGTTAGACCAGGGCGTGTGCGACGGTGCTGCCGCGGTGGTGCGCGCTTTTTCCGCGGCCCACTCCCGCCCGCCGAAGGTGGCGGCCTACATGCCGTTGCCTGCGGAACCAGGCGGCGAAGGTTTCGTGCCCGTGCTTGCCGATGCCGCCGCAGAACTGTGGCTGCCCATCACCGGCCCGCGCGGGACGGAGCTTACCTGGGCCCGATACACCGGGCCCGAGTCGTTGCAGCCCGGCCCACTGGGGATCAGCGAACCCGCCGGGCAGGCGGTTGGCGTCGACAAGCTACATCAGCTGGACATCGCCTTCGTTCCCGCGCTCGCCCTTTCCACCGCCGGGGTGCGCCTGGGCCAAGGCGGCGGGTACTACGACCGAACACTCGCCGCCTTGTCGGGGCCGCAGCTTATCGGCGTCGTCTTCGACGACGAGGTCTATGACCGCGTTCCGGCCGCCACCCACGATGCCGTGCTCGACGCGATCTTGACCCCGTCTGGCTGCCGCGACGTGCGCGCCACAGACGCCTAG
- a CDS encoding UTP--glucose-1-phosphate uridylyltransferase encodes MANSLDNAATCLKTVVVPAAGLGTRFLPATKTVPKELLPVVDTPGIELIAEEAAHAGASRLAVITAPNKQELMKHFESFPELVETLQRRGKDAQVDKVKKAADLIHPIAVEQEKPLGLGHAVGLAEDVLDDDEDVFAVMLPDDLVIPADVMGQMCKVREEHGGSVLCAFEVSREETFNYGVFDVEDTDDDDVKKVVGMVEKPDPADAPSTLVATGRYLLDRKIFDALQRIEPGKGGELQLTDAVELLIQEGHPVHVVVHRGKRHDLGNPAGYIPANVDFGLRHEKYGPALYKAIKRIMADFEEEFHPSDD; translated from the coding sequence ATGGCTAATTCACTCGACAACGCCGCGACGTGTCTGAAGACTGTCGTGGTTCCCGCGGCTGGTTTGGGAACGCGTTTCCTTCCGGCTACGAAGACGGTGCCGAAGGAGCTGCTGCCGGTCGTGGATACGCCGGGCATTGAGCTCATCGCGGAGGAAGCCGCCCACGCGGGGGCTTCCCGCTTGGCGGTGATTACCGCGCCGAACAAGCAGGAGCTGATGAAGCACTTCGAGTCCTTCCCGGAACTCGTGGAAACCCTGCAGCGCCGCGGGAAGGACGCGCAGGTAGACAAGGTCAAAAAGGCCGCCGACCTCATCCACCCCATCGCGGTGGAGCAGGAAAAGCCGCTGGGATTGGGTCACGCCGTCGGGCTGGCGGAGGACGTCCTGGATGACGACGAGGACGTCTTTGCCGTCATGCTGCCCGATGACCTCGTCATTCCCGCCGACGTCATGGGCCAGATGTGTAAGGTCCGCGAAGAACACGGCGGCTCGGTCCTGTGCGCCTTCGAGGTCTCCCGCGAGGAGACCTTCAATTACGGCGTCTTCGACGTGGAAGACACCGACGATGACGACGTGAAGAAGGTCGTCGGCATGGTGGAGAAACCGGACCCGGCCGACGCGCCGTCCACCCTCGTGGCCACCGGCCGCTACCTGCTCGACCGCAAGATTTTTGATGCCCTGCAACGCATTGAGCCGGGCAAGGGCGGGGAGCTGCAGCTGACCGATGCCGTTGAGCTGCTCATCCAGGAAGGCCACCCGGTGCACGTGGTGGTCCACCGCGGCAAGCGTCACGATCTGGGCAACCCGGCGGGCTACATTCCGGCGAATGTCGACTTCGGCCTGCGCCACGAAAAGTACGGCCCGGCGCTGTACAAGGCAATCAAGCGCATCATGGCCGACTTCGAAGAAGAGTTTCACCCGTCCGACGACTAA
- the glp gene encoding gephyrin-like molybdotransferase Glp, protein MRPVEEQLKLVTDAAVTPEPVRIAIANALGLMCAEEVQANQPLPGFPQAAIDGYAVRAVDVGGERALSTRRAVPSRPAPEGAADDAGDNAAPAPEPVRERSLPVVGEVPAGSRQPLRLQPKHAVRVYTGAPLPTLADAVLPLEWSDRGRKRVTAHRPVRSGDFVRRVGDDIQPGDVAVISGSILGPAQIGLLAAVGRSKVLVYPRPRVTIMSYGRELVDIDREPGLGQIFDINSYALAAAAKEAGADVHRVGIAEGEPRRLREIVETHLSRSEVLVVTGAVGGSGAAVMQEVLRELGEVDTSRVAMHPGSVQGFGLLGEERTPTFLLPSNAVSSLVAFEIFVRPLIRLSLGKRNANRRVVRARALNHLQSRPGRRGYIRARLMRDAETADYLVEGLGGAAGGPAHLLAGLSEANAMVRIPEDVTEVRPGDVVDVLFITQRS, encoded by the coding sequence ATGCGACCAGTAGAAGAGCAACTCAAGCTCGTTACTGACGCTGCGGTGACACCGGAGCCGGTGCGCATCGCCATCGCCAATGCGTTGGGCCTGATGTGCGCTGAGGAGGTACAAGCCAACCAGCCGCTTCCCGGGTTCCCGCAGGCCGCCATCGACGGGTATGCGGTCCGCGCGGTAGACGTCGGCGGCGAGCGGGCTCTCAGCACCCGCCGGGCCGTGCCGAGCCGCCCAGCGCCGGAGGGCGCGGCCGACGATGCGGGGGATAACGCGGCACCGGCCCCGGAGCCCGTGCGCGAGCGTTCCCTGCCCGTGGTGGGTGAGGTGCCCGCCGGTTCCCGCCAGCCGTTGCGCCTGCAGCCCAAGCATGCGGTGCGCGTCTACACCGGCGCGCCGCTGCCGACGCTTGCCGATGCCGTCCTGCCCCTCGAGTGGTCCGACCGCGGCCGCAAGCGAGTCACGGCCCACCGCCCAGTCCGCTCCGGCGACTTCGTGCGCCGCGTGGGCGACGATATCCAGCCCGGTGATGTGGCCGTGATCTCGGGGTCGATTCTGGGGCCGGCCCAGATCGGTCTGCTGGCGGCGGTGGGCCGCTCCAAGGTGCTGGTCTACCCGCGCCCGCGCGTGACGATCATGTCCTACGGCCGCGAGCTGGTCGATATTGACCGCGAGCCGGGCCTGGGCCAGATCTTCGATATCAACTCCTACGCCTTGGCCGCCGCCGCGAAGGAGGCCGGGGCGGACGTGCACCGCGTGGGCATCGCCGAGGGCGAGCCGCGCCGCCTGCGCGAGATAGTGGAAACGCACCTGAGTCGCAGCGAGGTGCTCGTGGTCACCGGCGCGGTCGGCGGTTCGGGCGCGGCGGTCATGCAGGAGGTGCTGCGTGAGCTGGGTGAGGTGGATACCTCCCGCGTGGCCATGCACCCCGGCTCCGTACAGGGCTTCGGCCTGCTCGGTGAGGAGCGCACCCCGACGTTCCTGTTGCCGTCGAACGCGGTGTCCTCGCTCGTCGCCTTCGAGATTTTCGTCCGCCCGCTCATCCGCCTCTCGCTGGGCAAGCGCAACGCCAACCGCCGCGTGGTGCGTGCCCGCGCGCTCAACCACCTGCAGTCCCGGCCGGGGCGCCGTGGCTACATCCGCGCCCGCCTTATGCGTGATGCGGAGACGGCCGACTACCTCGTGGAGGGCCTCGGCGGCGCCGCGGGCGGGCCGGCTCACCTGCTGGCCGGTTTGTCCGAGGCGAACGCTATGGTGCGCATCCCGGAGGATGTCACCGAGGTGCGCCCGGGCGACGTGGTGGACGTTTTGTTTATCACCCAGCGCTCCTAG
- a CDS encoding GNAT family N-acetyltransferase: MSSLHPGWPEATPTVLMPAAGPFAEDFHLRLRPVHRGDGRQWREMRLLDEPYLRPVEPTVPVRWGEAHSRRAWWNHLFELRAAAKQGSVVPFSIEVNGTFAGQVTLGNIQHGAISECWIGYWVHSALTGAGIATVACGLGTDHAIHRVGLHRVTATFMPGNPASGKVLANNGFRQEGYLKRNLHIDGRWQDHVFVALDREDFSEPCVVRLRDAGRVL, translated from the coding sequence ATGTCTTCGCTTCATCCCGGGTGGCCGGAGGCCACCCCGACGGTGCTTATGCCCGCCGCTGGGCCCTTTGCGGAGGATTTCCACCTGCGCCTGCGGCCGGTGCACCGCGGCGACGGCCGGCAGTGGCGGGAGATGCGCCTTCTGGACGAGCCCTACCTGCGCCCAGTCGAGCCGACGGTCCCGGTCCGGTGGGGCGAAGCCCACTCGCGGCGCGCCTGGTGGAACCACCTCTTCGAGCTGCGTGCTGCGGCCAAGCAGGGGAGCGTGGTGCCTTTTTCCATTGAGGTCAACGGCACCTTTGCCGGGCAGGTCACGCTGGGCAACATCCAACACGGCGCGATCAGTGAGTGCTGGATCGGTTACTGGGTCCATTCCGCGTTGACCGGCGCGGGCATCGCCACGGTTGCTTGCGGTCTGGGGACTGATCACGCCATACATCGCGTGGGGCTGCACCGCGTGACCGCGACGTTCATGCCGGGCAACCCGGCTTCCGGCAAGGTGCTGGCGAACAACGGTTTCCGGCAGGAGGGCTACCTGAAGCGCAACCTGCATATCGATGGCCGCTGGCAGGATCACGTCTTCGTGGCGCTGGACCGCGAGGACTTTTCCGAGCCGTGCGTGGTGCGCCTGCGTGACGCGGGGCGAGTTCTTTAA
- the glpR gene encoding gephyrin-like molybdotransferase receptor GlpR, translated as MKFDRGEKTDADVDVDVDADSEADTVDGELVEELAAAPEGAGVARRLAHPEEDAADAEADSAADGETYELDESYTSPVDLMYPGAVDAEANAPVAGTDADVEADTADATAARGRVRAAESTDRDVVYVDEPAPEFADEQVGETDLYEPAESSVLVDGPLLEKSTSSSQSAPSARNAVKAERGGKEAELTEEELEFAMRRRGRGGWDPEADKRASADRYQRRRRTLLGLTLAAVITVVVGAILGGGWWILPAVAIAALAVYLFALRAQVRAENDLRARRIRQLRRARLGVRNAHDEELAIPRQLRRPGAVVVEADDESPDFDYLPVYTHNFDGDFDGQGSRPRGRGRVAQRDDLAARRVG; from the coding sequence GTGAAGTTCGACCGGGGCGAGAAGACCGACGCCGATGTCGACGTCGACGTCGACGCCGATTCCGAGGCCGATACCGTCGACGGCGAGCTCGTCGAAGAGCTGGCTGCGGCACCGGAGGGGGCCGGCGTGGCACGCCGTCTGGCCCACCCGGAGGAAGACGCGGCAGACGCAGAAGCCGATTCCGCCGCCGACGGTGAGACCTACGAGCTGGACGAGTCCTACACCTCTCCGGTCGACCTGATGTACCCCGGCGCCGTCGACGCGGAGGCTAACGCACCGGTTGCGGGCACGGATGCGGACGTGGAAGCCGACACCGCTGACGCGACCGCCGCCCGCGGCCGTGTTCGGGCCGCTGAATCCACCGACCGCGACGTCGTCTACGTGGATGAGCCCGCGCCGGAATTCGCCGACGAACAAGTCGGGGAGACGGACCTGTACGAGCCGGCCGAGTCCTCGGTTCTCGTCGACGGGCCGCTGCTTGAGAAGTCCACCTCGTCTTCCCAGTCCGCCCCGTCTGCGCGCAACGCCGTGAAGGCGGAGCGCGGCGGCAAGGAAGCTGAGCTCACGGAGGAGGAGCTGGAGTTCGCCATGCGCCGCCGCGGCCGCGGTGGCTGGGATCCGGAGGCCGACAAGCGCGCCTCTGCCGATCGCTACCAGCGCCGCCGGCGCACCCTGCTGGGGCTCACGCTCGCGGCGGTCATCACCGTGGTCGTCGGCGCCATCCTTGGCGGCGGCTGGTGGATCCTGCCGGCAGTGGCCATTGCCGCCCTGGCGGTCTACCTGTTCGCCCTGCGCGCCCAGGTTCGCGCGGAAAACGATCTGCGGGCCCGCCGCATCCGCCAGCTGCGCCGCGCGCGCTTGGGCGTGCGCAATGCGCACGACGAGGAGCTGGCCATCCCGCGCCAGCTGCGTCGCCCCGGCGCCGTGGTCGTTGAGGCGGATGACGAAAGCCCCGACTTTGACTACCTGCCCGTCTACACCCACAACTTCGACGGCGATTTCGACGGCCAGGGTTCCCGCCCCCGCGGCCGGGGCCGCGTTGCGCAGCGTGACGATTTGGCTGCCCGCCGCGTGGGCTAA
- a CDS encoding DNA-3-methyladenine glycosylase I, translating to MADILSASDDLVTGDDGLKRPPWAASSELLREYYDHEWGMPVRTEQGLYERLCLEGFQAGLSWELILRRREAFRDAFARFDPERVAQFTTAEVEQLLVNPNIIRNRRKIEAAIKNARATVQLRAEGGLVDFIWSFKPEKTPQPHSLADVPSTSPESTALAKALKKKGFSFVGPTVCFALMEAIGMVDTHLVGSHRRGSSGVWAD from the coding sequence ATGGCGGATATACTCTCGGCAAGCGATGATTTGGTAACCGGTGACGATGGGCTCAAACGCCCGCCGTGGGCGGCCAGCAGCGAGTTGCTGCGCGAGTACTACGACCACGAGTGGGGCATGCCGGTCCGGACCGAGCAGGGGCTGTATGAGCGCCTGTGCCTCGAAGGCTTCCAGGCCGGGTTGAGCTGGGAGCTCATCCTGCGGCGGCGCGAGGCCTTCCGCGATGCGTTCGCCAGGTTCGACCCCGAACGGGTCGCGCAGTTTACTACCGCGGAGGTGGAGCAGCTGCTGGTCAACCCGAACATCATCCGCAACCGCCGCAAGATTGAGGCAGCGATAAAGAATGCCCGCGCCACCGTCCAGCTGCGCGCGGAGGGCGGACTGGTGGATTTCATCTGGTCGTTTAAGCCGGAAAAGACGCCCCAGCCGCATTCGCTTGCCGATGTCCCCTCCACCTCACCCGAGTCCACCGCCCTGGCAAAGGCGCTGAAGAAGAAGGGCTTTAGCTTCGTCGGGCCAACGGTGTGTTTCGCGCTGATGGAAGCGATCGGAATGGTGGACACCCACCTGGTGGGCTCCCACCGCCGCGGCAGCTCCGGGGTGTGGGCTGACTAG
- a CDS encoding methylated-DNA--[protein]-cysteine S-methyltransferase has translation MADTNDSDSCPGALAHAAFHAPAPVGMLTVWCSATAVVRVDFGDTAGDDSPHPPEVLRTALRELDEYFGGTRRTFTVPVAGEPADPASFRTRAQAALSEIPYGAVWTYGELAAASGSPQAARAAGTACATNPVPVIVPCHRVVPAGNPEQAVRRVGNYGGGADMKRWLIAHERSHTPSNGTDKTHPQSN, from the coding sequence ATGGCCGACACGAACGATTCCGACTCCTGCCCTGGTGCCCTAGCCCACGCCGCGTTCCACGCCCCCGCGCCCGTGGGCATGCTCACCGTCTGGTGCTCGGCCACCGCCGTGGTGCGCGTCGATTTCGGCGACACCGCAGGCGACGATTCCCCGCACCCGCCTGAAGTGCTGCGCACCGCGCTGCGGGAGTTGGACGAATACTTCGGCGGCACCCGCCGCACTTTCACCGTCCCCGTCGCCGGGGAGCCGGCAGACCCCGCCTCCTTCCGAACCCGGGCCCAGGCAGCGCTTTCAGAGATCCCATACGGCGCGGTGTGGACCTACGGTGAGCTTGCCGCGGCAAGCGGCTCTCCGCAGGCCGCCCGCGCCGCCGGGACCGCGTGCGCGACCAACCCGGTGCCGGTCATCGTCCCGTGCCACCGCGTGGTGCCGGCGGGAAATCCCGAACAAGCAGTCCGCCGCGTGGGCAATTACGGCGGCGGCGCCGACATGAAGCGCTGGCTTATCGCCCACGAGCGCTCCCACACGCCTTCTAACGGAACCGACAAGACGCATCCCCAGTCCAATTGA
- a CDS encoding DoxX family protein has product MDKPAVRDAALLIFRAVLGVVFVAHGVDKLLIAGMDDTIGQFSAWDVPQPRLSAWVAVFGEIIGGAMLVVGILTTLVAGALALLMASALYLVHLPHGFFVSDNGIEYPLVLIVGLFMIVVFGSGRASIDGVLSRAEP; this is encoded by the coding sequence ATGGATAAACCCGCCGTCCGCGATGCCGCGCTGCTCATTTTCCGCGCTGTGCTGGGAGTTGTCTTCGTCGCGCACGGCGTGGACAAACTGCTCATCGCGGGCATGGATGACACGATTGGGCAATTTTCCGCCTGGGACGTGCCGCAGCCGCGACTGTCCGCGTGGGTCGCGGTCTTCGGGGAGATCATCGGCGGCGCCATGCTCGTGGTAGGGATTTTGACCACCCTCGTCGCCGGCGCCCTGGCGCTGCTTATGGCCAGCGCGCTCTACCTCGTGCACCTGCCACACGGCTTTTTCGTGTCCGACAACGGCATCGAGTACCCGCTGGTGCTCATCGTGGGGCTGTTCATGATCGTGGTTTTCGGCTCCGGGCGCGCCAGCATCGATGGGGTGTTATCGCGTGCTGAGCCATGA
- a CDS encoding zf-HC2 domain-containing protein, giving the protein MLSHDEVQAALSARIDGEPHQLDDDVVDAHLAGCAECRSFRDRALTLTANLRQPAAHSAPSGPRADLSADILAGVEPRWREAAARRHTLLTIARVLLVVMGVVFGAWALTFIGDASRLTGAESAGASGAVADPALREAAVHAAGLRFGLASAAFFVAWRPSIAKGALPTVGTMAAFLAGFAMRDIALGQISSAQVGWLIALVAFGVVLLWTWAIDSGFAPRRFWRSLNAQPS; this is encoded by the coding sequence GTGCTGAGCCATGACGAGGTGCAAGCGGCCCTGTCGGCCCGCATCGACGGGGAGCCGCACCAGCTTGACGATGATGTGGTGGATGCCCACCTCGCCGGCTGCGCAGAGTGTCGCAGCTTTCGGGATCGGGCGCTCACCCTGACGGCGAACCTCCGGCAGCCCGCGGCGCACAGCGCCCCCAGCGGGCCGCGGGCGGATCTGTCCGCGGACATCCTCGCCGGGGTGGAACCGCGCTGGCGAGAGGCCGCCGCCCGGCGCCACACGCTGCTCACCATCGCCCGGGTGCTGCTCGTGGTCATGGGCGTGGTCTTCGGCGCGTGGGCGCTCACGTTCATCGGGGACGCCTCGCGGCTAACGGGCGCAGAATCCGCGGGCGCTTCCGGCGCTGTTGCCGACCCGGCGCTGAGGGAAGCGGCGGTGCACGCAGCGGGCCTGCGCTTCGGGTTGGCGTCCGCGGCGTTCTTCGTGGCGTGGCGCCCGTCCATCGCCAAGGGCGCGCTGCCCACCGTGGGCACCATGGCGGCGTTCCTCGCCGGCTTTGCCATGCGGGATATCGCGCTGGGGCAGATTTCTTCCGCCCAGGTGGGCTGGCTAATCGCCCTGGTGGCTTTCGGCGTCGTGCTGCTGTGGACCTGGGCGATTGACAGCGGGTTTGCCCCGCGGCGGTTCTGGCGCTCGCTGAACGCCCAGCCGAGTTAG
- a CDS encoding dolichyl-phosphate-mannose--protein mannosyltransferase gives MFRVNTSAPATTTEHPRPAARRVRRPRRPRGLHGTPPPAAPRQYRWGRGDTWSTAIIAVLALFTRFIGLTNPVSKGSPVFDEKHYVPQAWDMVRSWDSPFLGGIELNPGYGLVVHPPLGKQILALSEAVFGYTPLGWRFATALFGAGTVVMVMALARRISLSWQVAAFAGFIACFDGALLVSSKFGMLDIFQVFFITAAAWALARDHHQMHERLHRAYVRDGLGTSEYGPRFGFRWWRFTAGVFLGLALAVKWSGLYFIAAFGLLTVFSDLALRRRYGVRRYVAGTVLRDVAPAFASIVILPAALYVWSWRAWFGSETAVYRHAKEDGTIEAGSLLNLLPDSVANWLYYHKTVLEFHASLTSSGGHHHPWDSKPWAWLVGARPVLYYSSTDAECAGGQECRRMLMLFGTPVIWWIIVPVLIWALWSLTVRRDRRFLIPLVGFAAGFFPWLVGFDRQMYFFYAAAFIPFVIVAIALILGQLSGRGREVPWRALRTLAGGHLRTGTLAVIVYLCAVLAMFVYFSPLLYGFLIPESWYNSLMWLPSWH, from the coding sequence ATGTTCCGGGTGAACACCTCCGCCCCAGCCACCACGACCGAGCACCCACGCCCAGCCGCCCGGCGCGTGCGCCGTCCGCGCCGCCCCCGTGGCCTCCACGGCACCCCTCCCCCAGCGGCCCCGCGGCAGTACCGCTGGGGGCGCGGCGATACGTGGTCGACGGCGATCATCGCGGTGCTTGCGCTGTTCACCCGGTTTATCGGGCTGACCAACCCGGTGTCCAAGGGCTCTCCCGTCTTCGACGAAAAGCACTACGTCCCGCAGGCCTGGGACATGGTCCGCAGCTGGGACTCGCCGTTCCTCGGCGGTATCGAGCTCAACCCGGGCTACGGGCTCGTGGTCCACCCACCGCTGGGAAAGCAGATTCTGGCCCTGTCGGAGGCGGTCTTTGGCTATACCCCGCTGGGTTGGCGGTTTGCCACGGCTTTGTTCGGCGCCGGCACCGTTGTGATGGTGATGGCGCTGGCGCGGCGGATCTCCCTGTCCTGGCAGGTCGCTGCCTTCGCCGGGTTCATCGCCTGCTTCGACGGCGCCCTGTTGGTCTCGTCCAAGTTCGGCATGCTGGATATTTTCCAGGTCTTTTTCATCACCGCGGCCGCCTGGGCCCTCGCGCGCGACCACCACCAGATGCACGAGCGCCTCCACCGCGCCTACGTACGCGATGGGCTGGGCACCTCTGAGTATGGCCCGCGGTTCGGGTTTCGGTGGTGGCGGTTTACCGCCGGCGTTTTCCTGGGGCTCGCGCTCGCGGTCAAGTGGTCGGGACTGTACTTCATCGCCGCCTTCGGCCTGCTCACCGTCTTTTCGGATCTCGCGTTGCGCCGCCGCTACGGCGTGCGCCGCTACGTCGCGGGCACTGTGCTTCGCGATGTCGCACCGGCGTTTGCCTCCATCGTCATCCTGCCGGCCGCGCTCTACGTCTGGTCGTGGCGCGCGTGGTTCGGCTCGGAGACGGCCGTATACCGCCACGCTAAGGAAGACGGCACCATTGAGGCCGGTTCACTGCTCAACCTGCTTCCGGACAGCGTGGCCAACTGGCTGTACTACCACAAGACGGTACTGGAGTTTCACGCCTCGCTGACCTCCTCGGGCGGCCACCATCACCCGTGGGATTCCAAGCCGTGGGCGTGGCTAGTGGGCGCGCGCCCCGTCCTCTACTACTCATCGACCGACGCCGAGTGCGCCGGCGGGCAGGAGTGCCGCCGCATGCTCATGCTGTTCGGCACCCCGGTCATCTGGTGGATCATCGTGCCCGTGCTCATCTGGGCGCTGTGGTCGCTTACCGTGCGCCGCGACCGCCGCTTCCTCATCCCACTCGTCGGGTTCGCCGCCGGCTTTTTCCCGTGGCTTGTGGGCTTCGACCGCCAGATGTACTTCTTCTACGCGGCAGCGTTCATTCCGTTTGTCATCGTCGCCATCGCGCTCATCCTCGGCCAGCTGTCCGGGCGCGGGCGCGAAGTTCCCTGGCGCGCGCTGCGCACGCTGGCAGGCGGGCATCTACGCACCGGCACCTTGGCGGTCATCGTCTACTTGTGCGCGGTACTGGCGATGTTCGTCTACTTCTCCCCGCTGCTCTACGGGTTCTTGATCCCCGAAAGCTGGTACAACTCGCTGATGTGGCTGCCCAGCTGGCACTAA
- the rsmI gene encoding 16S rRNA (cytidine(1402)-2'-O)-methyltransferase has protein sequence MTDTVSLPHLDPLPRGVVLAATPLGNIGDASLRLIQALQDADVIAAEDTRRARALADALGVSPRGTFVSNFDHNEQERLPRLLDAARSGTVLVVTDAGMPVVSDPGYVLVQAAVEAGVPVTCLPGPSAVTTALALSGLGVGKFSFDGFAPRKDGPRAKWLESLKGQNRATVFFESPHRLAATLAVAAEVLGAEHPAAVCRELTKTFEEVRRGGLGELAEWAEDNARGEIAVVLDAAGEDAVDIDKLVAQVAELTAGGMRLKAACKQVAAGTEVSNRELYDAAVSAKQN, from the coding sequence ATGACTGACACTGTGAGCCTTCCGCACCTTGACCCGCTGCCCCGCGGCGTGGTGCTCGCCGCGACACCGCTGGGAAATATCGGGGATGCTTCGCTGCGGCTCATCCAGGCACTCCAAGACGCCGACGTCATCGCCGCGGAGGACACGCGCCGGGCGCGTGCGCTTGCCGATGCCCTGGGGGTAAGCCCCCGCGGCACCTTCGTGTCCAACTTCGACCACAACGAGCAGGAGCGCCTGCCGCGGCTGTTGGACGCGGCGCGCAGCGGCACCGTGCTGGTGGTGACGGACGCGGGCATGCCGGTCGTCTCTGATCCGGGCTACGTGCTCGTGCAGGCGGCAGTGGAAGCGGGGGTTCCGGTGACCTGCCTGCCGGGGCCCAGCGCGGTGACGACGGCACTGGCGCTGTCCGGCCTGGGGGTGGGGAAGTTCTCCTTCGACGGTTTCGCCCCGCGCAAGGACGGGCCGCGCGCGAAGTGGCTGGAGTCGCTCAAGGGGCAAAACCGCGCCACGGTGTTCTTCGAGTCCCCGCACCGCCTGGCGGCCACGCTTGCGGTGGCGGCCGAGGTCTTAGGTGCCGAGCACCCAGCCGCGGTGTGCCGCGAGCTGACCAAGACGTTCGAAGAGGTGCGCCGCGGCGGGCTGGGGGAGCTCGCCGAGTGGGCGGAGGACAATGCCCGCGGCGAGATCGCGGTCGTATTGGATGCGGCGGGTGAGGATGCGGTCGACATCGACAAGCTCGTCGCTCAGGTTGCTGAGCTTACCGCCGGCGGCATGCGCCTGAAGGCGGCGTGCAAGCAGGTGGCCGCTGGGACTGAGGTGTCCAACCGCGAGCTCTATGACGCGGCGGTTAGCGCCAAGCAAAACTGA